TACTGCGGATTTTAAGTTGCCAACTTCATCGCTCCACTTAAACATTAAATCCAATAGTAACTTTATTAAGCGTATTGTTTTTTGAAGTTCTCGTTTTCGCAGAATAGTTTTATCCAAAAGAGCATCTAACAGTTGAACATAATGATAATATTGATAATCAGTTAAGTCCATAAATGCCAAAGTCTTTCGAAATAAGGCCTGATTCTTTTTATCAAGTAATGTATCAAATAGAAAATCTTCCTTTATCTGATTTGTTATATCATCAATCCCTAAAAAATTGACTACCACATTATTCTTACTATGTTTTTGTTTGAAAGCAGTCCAAACTAAATTTAAATTTTGAGAAATGGTGCCGTTTGTGGCAAGAGTAATAGTTATAGGAAGTTGTTGTTCTTTATTAGTTAGATGCTTTGGTATATAAGTATCAATAATATCCTCTATAGATTGTTTGATGGCATTTGAATTCCCATCCCAATCATTGCGATTTATATTACCTCTTTTAACCGTAACAATTTTTATCTCTGAAACTTTACCTTTTTGTTTCTGTTCGGCATATATATCTACACCATACTGTCGTCCTTTTTCAGGTTTATACTTTATTGCATAGCCTTGCTCAAAGAGCAGGTCTACCAATAACAAATCCAACTCTCCGTCCTCCTTAAGAATTGATATGTACTCACGAATTATGAAATTCATCTTTTGAAATATATCTAAAATGTAATCTTTTTGCTTGTTGCCCAATTGGGTCTATAAATTCTAATCTTGGCATTTCCATTGAATGAGAAATACGTTTTGGCTCCATTACGTTTGTGAAACCCCGATCCGTTTTCGAAAAGAAACCTTTGCCCACTCTTAATTGTGTTTTATCTGCAAAATCTAAAAATGATGGTTTCTTATTCTCCATTGCTTCATTTCCTAAACCACTAAATTGGACTTTATTATAATAAGACAATCTCTTTTCGGATGGCTTAAATTCATCGTGAATTGGAAGATTACTTAGTCGGTTAAAAAAATCGTCCGCTTTATCCGTGATTTGTTTAATTATGGCTTTTTGTTTTTTATCTGAAACATTTTCCTTTCTTAGTTTTTCTATCAATGACGGGTAATTTAAGAGCAATTCAGAATAAATTAAACTCGCAGTATGATTTATTATCTCCTGCGATTCAAGATTCGCTGCCAATATTTGAAAGAGCATTCTGTAGGCAACATCTTTATCCCAAGCAAAACCTATTACTCGCAAAGCCAATAGAATTGTATCTTCCTCATTCAATTCTTTTATCCAATCGCCATCTAATTGCAAGGAATCCCTTGTGCTTCTAATTTCACTAATCACGGATTGAACTGCAAGGCCATAATTATGTGATTTTAATAGCCAAGTTGAGATTAACTTATGAAAATACTTTGAATTTTTATCGTTGAAGTTGTTCAAAAGATGCTCTAAAACTTGCATACCGTTTGCACTTGGTAAATGAAAATCAATCCAATTTTCAAGAAATATTTTGATAATCTCTGGATTGGAGTCGAAGAATTTATCGAACGAAAAGTTTAAAGAATTGTAAATACCAGAATACTGAAGTGGAACTGTTGCAAGATGCTTAATTGACAGATAAAATAGCTCCTCATTTTTCTCTAACTCAATAAAAGAGTTCAAAGATCTAACAAGTGGAGAATAGATATATGATGATTCAATTTTATAGAGTTCTTGTATTCTATTACTAAATTTTGGGAAATCCTCTAGATGACGAGTATAAAAATTCATCAAGTATGCCCAATCAATATTTTCAAGAATTTCTTTAAATTTATTTATGTCTATTAGACTGTCAATTCTATCGTAAAAAGAGTGTTTTTCTTCAAAATTTATTATTGTTGCCGCTCGAAATCCAGCAGACAGTTTAAAACCGATTTTGGATTTGATATTATTGATTATTTCGTCTTCAAAGTCTTCACCGACCTTATCCAATCCATAAACAATACTTGCCCAAAACTCATAAGTATCTCTTGAGGGGTTCTTCTCAATTTCTTCTTTTATCTGTTTAGCTATTCTAGGGTTGGTCTCAGAATATTTCTCAAGCCAAGTGTAAAATTGACCGCTTGATAAATCAGATTTAAAAAAAATGTTGATACTGGCAAAACAACTTACGAAAAGTTCAACATCCTCTACTTTATTATACTTGTAAAATTTCTGAATATCTCTCCAGAATTGAAACTTTTCAATACTACCAGCCTTTATTTTTTTTAAAAATTCTTTAGAAGAAAAATCACCTTTAGAGTTCATCGTACTATTTTTATTGAATTATAATTCATCCTTGGATCCGCGTTTAGTCATTCCCACCGAAAAGACCCCTCCATAAATTCCACTTCACTTCTTTTTAATCCTATTTCTTCTGCAAAATGTTTCCAGTTTTTAACCACCACCAATACTTCTGAAAGTATAATTTCCATTTCACTTTCGCTTAAGCGAAAATACATTCCTACACTTTTTGCCAAGTCAAAGCTTAAGGCATTATCATCCATATCTATATTTAAAGATAGACCATCTTTTTCTATTGAAGGGTTTAAGTCATAAGCTGGCGATAAAATCCAACCCTTTTCTGTTAGGATAAATCCGTGATTTCTTAGGTGATCATCCGTATTTGATATAGCAATATTAAACACAATTCTTCTCCATAATTTGTGTAAATTAGTTTCCACATCAACTCCATAGTTTTCAATAAACTCAACAATTTCTAAATAACTAGGTATTGTGTCTCTGATAATATCTTCTGTATTTGCAGTCATTGTCATTGCTGAGGCAAAGTGGATTCTTTTTCCATTATCCCTATCAAATCGTTTGGTCAGGAATGTATGGTATTGACCGCTTATCTTTTCTATTTTAGATTCTGCCATTTCAATTCCGGAGGCAATCGCCAATTTATAGGCTAGAAACTCCCAAGCTGCTTTATCTACTACATCCGTCTTAGAAGGAAATTTGGCTATCCACAAGTTCTTTTGGGCATCAAGTATATTAGCCTTAGGTCTTGCACCTCCTAGAGAAGAACCAGGTGCAATTAAAACTGCTATCCATTTTCTGACGGTATCACTTTGTTCATCATTTTCTAAATGATTTACTGCTTCTTGAAGCTCACCAATTGATGACCAAGGTGGTGTTGGACTATTTGTATCATTATCTAAAAAAGGGCCTTCTAAATCAGTTTTAAATCGTAAAGCTCCCATTCTACTCTCATCAAAAACTCCGAGCAGATAATCTATTTCATACAACGTTTCCGCTTTTTCATTCCTATCTCTAGCATCTTGTGCAGCTCTACGTTTCATTAACGTTTTACCCCAAGTGTCTGGCATACTATCTAAAAAGATGCCGAAATTTTCTTTATTAGCAGGGTATTGTGGGCCTGAATAAAAATCAATATCTGGATCTAGTAATCGTTGCGCATCGGTTTTTAACCAATTTTTATCATACTCAAAACTGAATGCCTTTTTGCCCTTGGCAAAATGTGCAGAAAGTGTTCCTATGGGTGATGGTTCTTCCAAACCAATCCAATCGGCAAAAACGTATATTTCAAATTTTCCTCCAGCCATTTTTCTTATAATAAATCAAGATCTTGCAATTTTCTACCGAATTCGTCATCCACAGCAAGCTTTTTAAAATCATCTTCTAAATTTAATACCCGTAATACATTAAAAAAAGAACCTATAGCAACCGCTGGGTCACCCTTTTCTATTCTGTAAAGTGTTGTCCGGTTAATACCAGCCCGTTCAGAAACCTGCTCGGTCGTTAGCTTTCTTCGCTTTCGCGCTAGCTTTATATTCTCACCCAACTGCTCAAAAACCTTCTGATATTTCGGCAGCAAGATTGCTTTCTTAGGATTCATTTTGTTGTATATTTACCACAAATATACTATTTTTGTTGATAATACGCAACATTAATAAATTTCGATTATGTATAATATTTTCAATCAAGACGACGAAATGGCCATTAAAATGGGAATACCAAATGTATTTCGAATTTCGACCGCCAAATGAGAATACGTTAAGCGAAATCAAAGAAAAACACATTTGGTTTTCAGATAGGAATTCTCTTAATGATGAATTGGATTCTAATATTTATATGATATAACAGAAACATTCTTTATAATCTAAAGTATTTAATTATTCAAAAATAAATCTCGTCTCCTCGTAAACCCGCTCAAAATTAGCCTCCAAATCAGCTTGAGAAAACTGCTTCGATTCTTGTGGAAACTCTCTTTTTATATTGCCTGGCTTGAACTGTATCTTTTTATCCTTTCCATCCGCATAGGTTGATAAAAAAATTAATTTTAAATAATTTAAAGGAATTAATTGGAACCTTATTTAACAATGGTTAATGTTGATTTTTGAACTTCAATTTTAGCTCTCAAAAGATTCATGTCATCACTTACTTTTTGCTCAACAACTCTTGCATATATTTGTGTTGTTGCAAGTTTGGTATGACCAAGAAGTTTAGAAACAGTTTCTAGGGGTACACCGTTGCTTAGAGTTACTGTAGTAGCAAATGTATGTCTTGCCATATGGAAAGTAAGGTTTTTTTCGATCCCACATAAATCTGCAATTTCTTTCAAATAACTGTTTAATTTCTGATTGGATAGCTTGGGTAATAAGCTAGAATTTTCATCGGTTTTAGAGGAATATTTACTAATAATAACTTTTGCCTTAGTTAATAAAGGAATTTTAAATGGAGTACCTGTTTTAGTTCTATTCGCCATGATCCAATTTTCAGAATCAATTCCCTCAATGATATTTTTTGAAGTAAGCGTCATTATGTCGACATAGGCGATTCCTGTATAGCAACTGAAAATAAATAAATCTCGGACAATGTCGAGTCTTGTTATTTGTGTTGCCAATGATTCTATTTGCTCTAATTCTTTTTTAGTAAGAAAATCTCTTTCTCGCTTTTCAAGTTTAGCTTTGAATTTAACGAATGGATCCTTATCAATCCATTCCATATCAAGCGCTAGATTTATCATTCTTCTAAGCCGCTGAATATGTTTCATTACAGCATTGTTTCCAATTTTACCTAGATAATGTTTAGGACGATAACCTCTTAGGTAATTTTCAAATCCAATGACAAATTTGTAATCTAAATCCCTGAGAAAACGGTCATCCTCCTTGTATTCCTTCTTCAAAAAGCTAAGTATGTAATTTTGGCTTGTATTATAATGACACAAAGTTTTTGGGCTAAGTTTATTAGACATTTTATCATTGAAAAAAGTTATAATGTCTAATAAGGAATACTGAATTTTTTCTTCCCCAAGAAATCGAGACTTTAGAATTTGCGGGGAAATTGTTTTATGTTCTAGCTTTAAATCTTTGTAATGGCTAAAAAGAAGAGATTGAACCTCATCTAAATAAAGATTTGTGATTCGTGCAGTTTTAGAATTTCCTTTTACTCTTTGTCTTGAAGAGTCCCAAAGGGTTATGTCGGCTTTCTTTTTTAAACTAATATTAACTCTTTTAGAATTAATTGTAATTCTAGCATAAATTGTGGCCTGATTGTTTTTAGCACGTTTGCTGTACACCCAAAAAAGGGTTGAAAAAGTGGAATTTGTTTTCATAGTTGTCGTCTTAAATGTTAAACATTAGTGAGACGAAAGTCAAATCAACTATTGGTATTAAAAAGTTCAAACTGGTTCACAAATCGTCAACATAAATTTTTTATTGCAAAATGTTGACGATTTGTGAACCAATAAATTCAAATAACATCAAATTCTATGATTGGCCTAAAATCATAAAACCTTGAAAATCATAAGATTTGCAAGGTTTTGATGTGATTTGAATTTTCATTCAGTGACCGGGCCGGGGCTCGAACCCGGGACCCTCTCCTTAAAAGGGAGATGCTCTACCAACTGAGCTACCAGGTCATAATTTCAGCAATAGTCTAACAGATTGTTCCCTGTTTGCGGGTGCAAATATACTATCAATAATTAATTATACAAGCCTATTTTCATATAATTTTATTTTTTTTTGATTTGAGCATAAAATATTTCAATTTTACATAAAATAAAGACATGAAAATTGTACTTGTGGGGTATATGGGAAGCGGTAAAAGTACCATAGGAAGATTACTTTCTAAGAAATTGAAAATCAATTTTATAGACTTGGATGACTACCTTGTTTCTAAATTAAAAATGCCAATTTCAGAACTTTTTGAAGTGAAAGGTGAGCTATTTTTTAGAAAAAAGGAACGTGAATATCTTCAGGAGCTAATGCTTAAAAAAACATCATTTATTTTAGCGACGGGTGGTGGAACTCCTTGTTATGGCGATAATTTAAGAATTATTCAGGAGGGTACTACGCACGATTTTTATTTAAAATTATCAATTCCGAGTTTGGTTCAGCGCTTGCTATCTGAAAAAGAAAACCGTCCTATACTAAAAAACATTGCGAACGATGCGCTGCCAGAATTTATTGGAAAGCACTTATTTGAACGAAATAATTATTATCTAAAGGCCAATCACATTATTCCATGTGACGGATTACATCCTGAGGCCCTAGTGGAAGAAATTATCAGGCGATTAGAGTAGGTAAACCACGTCATTTTTAGCCTTAAATTCAACCTTTACTTTTTCATGCAACGAAGTAGAGAGTGATATACCCTTGTAATCTGCTTTGACAGGGTATTTTTTATGATTTCTATTCACTAATACCGCCGTTTTTAATTGTTTTAAAGGCACGCGTAAAAAATGATGAACACCATAAATCAAGGTCGTTCCAGAGTTTAAAACATCGTCTACTAATACAATTGATTTGTTGGCATAAGCCGCCTCTGGAAGTGATGTTTTTACCCCGGTACTTAAAGGATTCGTCTTATCCATACTAAGCTTACAAATAGTAATTTTTGCTGAGGTAATTTCTTTCAGGACCTGCTCTATTCTAGTGGCAAAATTAAGCCCACCACCCTCAATACCTGCAATTATAATTTCTTCTTCATCCACATTTGCTTCATAGATCTGATATGCAATTCGTTTTATTTTATGCTGAATTTCCTGGTGTGTAAGTATAATATGTTGCATCTAAATGGTATTTCTAAATTAAACGATTCCTAAAGGCTTGCTTACTCCTCACTATTTTTGGGTACAGCACTATCATCAATATAATCTTCAATATCGCGCCTATCTTTTTTAGTGGGTCTACCTGCGCCCTTTTTTCTATAATAATCTTTGGAATATTGTAAAAGTTCATTGCTTTCAAACTCCGAAGCTGGCGTGGTATCTAATCGGTATAAAGCTACTAATTTAGCACCAACTCTGTTGGGTGGTATGTCTAAAACAGTAAGTTGATAATTAATCTGGTTTTTTCGTACTATAATTTTGTCTTGAGGCATAACTTCCTTAGAAGGCTTGGCTGCCGAGCCATTTAATTTTACATGGCCCTTTTTACAAGCTTCAGTACCAATATTACGTGTTTTAAAATAACGCACACACCAAAGATATTTATCTATTCGCATAAACTATTGTAATTCTTTCTTAAACTATTCCACAAAAATAGTGGAAAATTGTATCTTGCGGCACTTAAAATAAAATTGATGAAAATCAGAAGTTTATATTTATTATTGGTACTAGTTTTTTTAACTATCGTTTCTTGTAAAAAAGATGATGATGGTGTGGTATTTGTACCACCTCAAAATTTAAGTGAAATATTTGTTCAGGATGAGGCTAAATTACAAGCTTATTTTGAAACCCATTTTTACAATTATGAAGAGTTTGCAAATCCGCAACCAGGCTTTGACTATAAAATCGTTATAGATACCATTGCAGGGGCAAATAGTGATAAAATTTCTTTAAAAAATTCCCCAAGCTTTGGTTTTAATTCTGTAGAGGTTAATTCTTCTAATTTTGGTACTGTTAAGGAGGAGTCTATAGCACACAAGATATATTATATTATTGCAAGACAAGGCGTTGGTGCTTCACCTACTTTTGCCGATTCGACTTATGTTCAGTACGAAGGTTCGTTATTAGATGGCTCAATTTTTGATTCTTCTTCAGCACCAGTATGGTTCGATTTAACAACAAATATTCCCGGTTTTTCACAAGGGATTACAAGTTTAAAAGCTGGTGGTGATTTTATTGAAAATGGGGATGGAACTATTACCGTTAATGATTTTGGTATAGGAGCTATTTTTATGCCTTCTGCTTTAGCCTATTATAGTAACTCGGGAAATAGTGGAATACCAGCATATTCTCCATTAGTATTTAAGTTAAACTTGGTTGCTGTAAGTGAAATTGATCACGACAGAGACGGTATTCCTTCGTACATGGAAGATCTAAACGGGAACGGTAACTTAAGTGATGACAATACCGATATAGATACTGAAAATTCCACTCAACGATTTTTGCCTAATTATGTAGATTCAGATGATGATGGGGATGGCAAACTTACAAGAGATGAAATTATCATTAATGAAGATGGTACCATAGAATTTCCAGATGCAGACGGAGACGGAGTTCCTGATTATCTAGATAAGGATACAAAATAAAAAAAACCTGAAAGCTTAAAACTTTCAGGTTTTTTCTTTTTAATTTGCTTTTAAAGTTTTATGGATAAACTTAAAATAAGTTGATCTGGTCTTGTGTCGATACGTCCAACAACTGCATTGCCTCCATTGGCGTCAATTATTGAAACCTCATTTTCAGAAAAGCCTCTTTCATAACGTAAATCAATCCCTATTTTGCCTAGGTTGAGCCCAGCACCTATGTTAAGACCCACAGTAAAATCATTTTCTACATCACCTAAAGTAACTCCGTCAAAGTCAGTATCTAAAATGTATTGCAAAGAAGGACCAGCAAAAACAGTTAAGGGGCCAATCACTTTAAAGCCTACAAGTAAAGGGGCATCGATTTTACTCATATCGAGACTATTATTCTCATAGTCTGATTTGGTCTTGGTGTATACTAATTCTGGTCTAAAATAAATAGTATTCCCTAATTTTCCGAAGATACCCAAGTGATAGCCTACATTGCTGTCGGGGTTTTGAATTGCCTGGCCTGCTGAATCAAAGTAGTCACCATTGGCGCTGTAGTTTAAACCTCCTTTAATTCCAAATCCAGATTCATTTTGTGCAAATGCCATAAAGCCTAAAAAAGCAAATACAGCCGTAAAAATCATTTTTTTCATATGTATTAGTTTTAATGTAAACACTGGTATACAAAATTAATGCCAATGGCTTACATGTTTCTTATCAGATTCAACGCTAGTGCTTATGCTTTATTGTTAAGCTCGTTGTTTATTGCTGTTAATTAAATCGTAAATCTGTTTTAAAACCCTCGTGCAAACATGAATGCGAAACAATGGTATTCCTTTTTTTAAGCCTTAAAATAGCGCTGATTTTTCGTGCTTCTAAAAAGTCAAAAGTGGCGCAATAAGAAGAAATTTTTAGCATATGGAGAAAGTTTAAAGAGGTTCACCATTTTTCTTTCTTAGTTGATTATATTTGCGCTTACTAAAACACAATTTTGAAATTTACATTAAAGCATACTGACGTTCATAGCAAAGCGAGAGCTGGTGAAATTATAACCGATCATGGAAAAATAGAAACACCTATTTTTATGCCTGTTGGTACTGTAGGTTCTGTAAAAGCGGTGCACCAACGTGAGCTGAAAGAAGAAATTAACCCTGATATTATTTTAGCGAATACCTATCATTTATACTTAAGGCCTAAGACTGAGATTCTAAAAAAAGCAGGAGGAATTCATAAATTTATGGGTTGGGATAGAAATATCCTTACTGATAGTGGTGGGTATCAGGTATACTCGCTTTCAGGCAACCGAAAAATAAAAGAGGAAGGCGTAAAATTTAAATCGCACATAGACGGTTCGTACCACGTTTTTACACCTGAAAATGTCATGGAGATTCAGCGGGTTATAGGAGCGGATATTATTATGGCTTTCGACGAATGTACGCCATACCCATGCGATTACAAATACGCACAACGCTCTATGCATATGACGCATAGATGGTTAGAGCGTTGTTTAAAACATTTAGAAAAAACGCCACTTATTTACGATTATAGTCAAACTTTTTTTCCAATAGTTCAAGGGTCTACCTATAAAGATTTAAGAAGGCAGTCTGCAGAGTATATCGCAGGTGTTGGTGCCGAAGGGAATGCTATCGGTGGATTATCAGTCGGAGAGCCAGCAGAAGAAATGTACGCCATGACCGAGGTGGTTTGTGAAGTTTTACCCGAAGACAAACCTAGATATTTAATGGGCGTTGGTACACCTATAAATATTTTAGAAAATATTGCCTTAGGGATTGATATGTTCGATTGTGTTATGCCCACCAGAAATGCAAGAAACGGTATGTTATTCACGGCTCACGGCTCTATAAATATAAAAAACAAGAAATGGGAAGATGATTTTTCTCCTATTGATGAAATGGGGATCACTTTTGTAGATACCGAATATTCCAAGGCCTATTTAAGACATCTTTTTGCAGCCAATGAATATTTAGGAAAACAAATTGCCACTATTCACAACTTAGGTTTTTATCTTTGGTTGACTCGCGAAGCAAGAAAACATATTTTAGCTGGTGATTTTTATGATTGGAAAAATAAGATGGTAAAACAAATGGATAAAAGGCTGTAATAGTGACCATTTTAGATAAATACATATTAAAGCGTTATTTGGTAACATTTTCAGTAATGTTATTATTGTTTATTCCTATCGGAATCATGGTTCATTTGGCCGAACAGATAGGGAAAATGCAAGATAATGAAGCGCCACTAAATGAAATACTGGTGTATTTAGGGAATTTTTCTATTTATATCGGGAGTATGTTATTGCCTATTTTTCTATTCTTATCTGTCATCTTTTTTACCTCAAAACTCGCAAGTAATACTGAGATTGTAGCCATACTCAGTTCAGGTATCTCTTATGCTCGTTTTTTAAAGCCCTATATTATTGGCGCTACCATAGTCGCTACATTTATGCTTTTAATGGGGATGTTTATTGTACCGAATGCCAGCAAAGGCTTTAATGAGTTTAAGTTTAAATATTTAAAAAAAGGAAAACAAGACAGAGTTACAGAAAATATTTTCAATCAATTGAATGAGAATGATTTTATTTATGTTAGTCGTTTTGATCCACTGCGTCAGCAAGGCTATAATTTTACCCTAGAACATTTTAACGAAGAGAATGTTTTAGAGTATAAGTTGTCAGCGGCAAATATTAGATGGGTGCCTACAGACTCTTTGTATAGGCTTACTTCTTATGTAAAACGCAGTTTAATAGGTGAAACTGAAATTATTGAAACAAAAACAAGGTTAGACACCATTTTTCCATTTAAAATAAATGACTTAACCCCTGTTTCGTATATCGCAGAAACTAAGAATTTATTTGAATTAAATGAATTTATAGCCGATCAGAAGCGGAAAGGAGCATCAAACATTAATACCTATATTTTAGCGAAATATAAAAGATGGTCCTTGCCTATTACTGCTTTTATTTTAACCTTAATTGCCGTAGCTGTCTCTGCACAAAAACGCAGAGGTGGTATGGGAGTAAACTTAGCCTTTGGGATTTTAGTAGCCTTTATCTACATATTTTTTGATCGCGTTTTTGGGACCTTAGCGGAACAATCAGGTTTTTCTCCACTTTTAGCAGTTATTGTTCCTAACCTTTTGTTTGGCGGGCTCGCACTTTATTTATTGCGAAGAGCCATGCGATAGGCTACCACAGCTATTATTTATATATGACTTGTTTATATCATGACCGATAAAGTTAAAAATTACCTACACCTTCACGTCATTGTTTTTATTTGGGGCTTTACGGCCGTGCTAGGAAAACTCATAAGTTTAGATGCTTTACCCTTGGTTTGGTATCGGATGGGTATTGCTGTAGCACTTATTGGATTGTTTATTATTCTAAAAAGAATACCGCTTAAGGTAGCTCCGAAACAATTGGCATGGATGGGAATTGCAGGCATTGTAATCGCCTTGCATTGGGTTACTTTTTTTACGGCTATAAAAGTGTCTACTGTTTCGGTGGCTCTAGCGACGCTGTCCACTGGCGCGTTTTTTACGGCTTTATTAGAGCCTTTCTGGTACGGTCGTAAAATAATTGGCTATGAAATATTTTTTGGTATCCTGGTCATGCTTGGGCTCTACATTATTTTTAATGTCGAAACACAGTACACACAAGGAATTATATACGGATTAATATCCGCCTTATTGTCTGCTATTTTTTCTTTAATCAATGGAAAACTTGTTCAAACCAATAAGCCGAGTATAATTTCATTTTATGAACTAGGCTTAGGTGTTTTATTTCTAACGGCATATCTAGGGTATAAGAGTCGTTTTACAAGTTCCTTTTTTGAAGTATCTGTAAACGACTGGTTATTTTTAGGTATTCTAGCATCTGTTTGCACTGCCTATGCTTTTATAGCTTCTGTAAAAGTAATGAAGTTTTTAACGCCGTATACCGTCATGTTAACCATCAATTTAGAACCTATTTACGGGATAATTTTAGCCTTTGTTTTGCTAGGAGAAAGCGAAAAAATGAATCCTTTATTCTATTTAGGGGCTTTATTAATACTAAGCACGGTGATAGCCAACGGATTACTAAAGAACCGAGCAAGGTTAAAAAAATGGAGTAGGAGTTAGGCATCCCTATTTAAAGTTTTATATTTGTCTAATTATAAAAACTAAACAGGAGTACTCATGGAATATTTAGATTTTGAACTTCCGATTAAAGAGCTTGAAGAGCAATTAGATAAGTGCATGATTATTGGTGAAGAGAGTGACGTTGATGTTACCGAAACCTGTAAGCAGATAGAAAAAAAATTATTAGAAACGCGTAAAGAGATTTATAAAAATCTTACCGCATGGCAACGCGTACAATTATCCAGACATCCTAACA
The sequence above is drawn from the Cellulophaga sp. Hel_I_12 genome and encodes:
- a CDS encoding phosphoribosyltransferase family protein → MQHIILTHQEIQHKIKRIAYQIYEANVDEEEIIIAGIEGGGLNFATRIEQVLKEITSAKITICKLSMDKTNPLSTGVKTSLPEAAYANKSIVLVDDVLNSGTTLIYGVHHFLRVPLKQLKTAVLVNRNHKKYPVKADYKGISLSTSLHEKVKVEFKAKNDVVYLL
- a CDS encoding site-specific integrase is translated as MKTNSTFSTLFWVYSKRAKNNQATIYARITINSKRVNISLKKKADITLWDSSRQRVKGNSKTARITNLYLDEVQSLLFSHYKDLKLEHKTISPQILKSRFLGEEKIQYSLLDIITFFNDKMSNKLSPKTLCHYNTSQNYILSFLKKEYKEDDRFLRDLDYKFVIGFENYLRGYRPKHYLGKIGNNAVMKHIQRLRRMINLALDMEWIDKDPFVKFKAKLEKRERDFLTKKELEQIESLATQITRLDIVRDLFIFSCYTGIAYVDIMTLTSKNIIEGIDSENWIMANRTKTGTPFKIPLLTKAKVIISKYSSKTDENSSLLPKLSNQKLNSYLKEIADLCGIEKNLTFHMARHTFATTVTLSNGVPLETVSKLLGHTKLATTQIYARVVEQKVSDDMNLLRAKIEVQKSTLTIVK
- a CDS encoding RNA-binding S4 domain-containing protein, which produces MRIDKYLWCVRYFKTRNIGTEACKKGHVKLNGSAAKPSKEVMPQDKIIVRKNQINYQLTVLDIPPNRVGAKLVALYRLDTTPASEFESNELLQYSKDYYRKKGAGRPTKKDRRDIEDYIDDSAVPKNSEE
- a CDS encoding outer membrane beta-barrel protein, whose product is MKKMIFTAVFAFLGFMAFAQNESGFGIKGGLNYSANGDYFDSAGQAIQNPDSNVGYHLGIFGKLGNTIYFRPELVYTKTKSDYENNSLDMSKIDAPLLVGFKVIGPLTVFAGPSLQYILDTDFDGVTLGDVENDFTVGLNIGAGLNLGKIGIDLRYERGFSENEVSIIDANGGNAVVGRIDTRPDQLILSLSIKL
- a CDS encoding shikimate kinase: MKIVLVGYMGSGKSTIGRLLSKKLKINFIDLDDYLVSKLKMPISELFEVKGELFFRKKEREYLQELMLKKTSFILATGGGTPCYGDNLRIIQEGTTHDFYLKLSIPSLVQRLLSEKENRPILKNIANDALPEFIGKHLFERNNYYLKANHIIPCDGLHPEALVEEIIRRLE
- a CDS encoding FKBP-type peptidyl-prolyl cis-trans isomerase — protein: MKIRSLYLLLVLVFLTIVSCKKDDDGVVFVPPQNLSEIFVQDEAKLQAYFETHFYNYEEFANPQPGFDYKIVIDTIAGANSDKISLKNSPSFGFNSVEVNSSNFGTVKEESIAHKIYYIIARQGVGASPTFADSTYVQYEGSLLDGSIFDSSSAPVWFDLTTNIPGFSQGITSLKAGGDFIENGDGTITVNDFGIGAIFMPSALAYYSNSGNSGIPAYSPLVFKLNLVAVSEIDHDRDGIPSYMEDLNGNGNLSDDNTDIDTENSTQRFLPNYVDSDDDGDGKLTRDEIIINEDGTIEFPDADGDGVPDYLDKDTK
- a CDS encoding LptF/LptG family permease, which codes for MTILDKYILKRYLVTFSVMLLLFIPIGIMVHLAEQIGKMQDNEAPLNEILVYLGNFSIYIGSMLLPIFLFLSVIFFTSKLASNTEIVAILSSGISYARFLKPYIIGATIVATFMLLMGMFIVPNASKGFNEFKFKYLKKGKQDRVTENIFNQLNENDFIYVSRFDPLRQQGYNFTLEHFNEENVLEYKLSAANIRWVPTDSLYRLTSYVKRSLIGETEIIETKTRLDTIFPFKINDLTPVSYIAETKNLFELNEFIADQKRKGASNINTYILAKYKRWSLPITAFILTLIAVAVSAQKRRGGMGVNLAFGILVAFIYIFFDRVFGTLAEQSGFSPLLAVIVPNLLFGGLALYLLRRAMR
- the tgt gene encoding tRNA guanosine(34) transglycosylase Tgt, coding for MKFTLKHTDVHSKARAGEIITDHGKIETPIFMPVGTVGSVKAVHQRELKEEINPDIILANTYHLYLRPKTEILKKAGGIHKFMGWDRNILTDSGGYQVYSLSGNRKIKEEGVKFKSHIDGSYHVFTPENVMEIQRVIGADIIMAFDECTPYPCDYKYAQRSMHMTHRWLERCLKHLEKTPLIYDYSQTFFPIVQGSTYKDLRRQSAEYIAGVGAEGNAIGGLSVGEPAEEMYAMTEVVCEVLPEDKPRYLMGVGTPINILENIALGIDMFDCVMPTRNARNGMLFTAHGSINIKNKKWEDDFSPIDEMGITFVDTEYSKAYLRHLFAANEYLGKQIATIHNLGFYLWLTREARKHILAGDFYDWKNKMVKQMDKRL
- a CDS encoding type II toxin-antitoxin system HipA family toxin, encoding MAGGKFEIYVFADWIGLEEPSPIGTLSAHFAKGKKAFSFEYDKNWLKTDAQRLLDPDIDFYSGPQYPANKENFGIFLDSMPDTWGKTLMKRRAAQDARDRNEKAETLYEIDYLLGVFDESRMGALRFKTDLEGPFLDNDTNSPTPPWSSIGELQEAVNHLENDEQSDTVRKWIAVLIAPGSSLGGARPKANILDAQKNLWIAKFPSKTDVVDKAAWEFLAYKLAIASGIEMAESKIEKISGQYHTFLTKRFDRDNGKRIHFASAMTMTANTEDIIRDTIPSYLEIVEFIENYGVDVETNLHKLWRRIVFNIAISNTDDHLRNHGFILTEKGWILSPAYDLNPSIEKDGLSLNIDMDDNALSFDLAKSVGMYFRLSESEMEIILSEVLVVVKNWKHFAEEIGLKRSEVEFMEGSFRWE
- a CDS encoding helix-turn-helix domain-containing protein → MNPKKAILLPKYQKVFEQLGENIKLARKRRKLTTEQVSERAGINRTTLYRIEKGDPAVAIGSFFNVLRVLNLEDDFKKLAVDDEFGRKLQDLDLL